A section of the Pedobacter sp. HDW13 genome encodes:
- a CDS encoding bestrophin family protein, which produces MLLRNNIPLTYIFGKIKKELLFVIGYSIGIVVLYENFHVTRISIPVAVPALLGTIISLLLAFRSNQAYDRWWEARILWGAIVNDSRSISRQILSFVENPYGSDEIEAFKEKFIKRQIAWCYALSQSLRGFNARKGLEEYLSAEEMAFIKKRKNVTTSILELHAMDLKKALQEGWINKYQQIEIDKTITALCNHMGGSERIKNTVFPVTYSKYINMSIHLFIVLLPFGLIEYFGYMEVPLVVAIAAFFLLVEKMAVHLQDPFENKPTDTPTTTICRNIERDLCQMLDDNKIYEDKPQTELAPVGSYYIL; this is translated from the coding sequence ATGCTGTTACGAAATAATATTCCGCTCACTTATATATTCGGGAAGATCAAGAAAGAACTTCTGTTTGTTATAGGCTACTCAATAGGTATCGTAGTGCTATACGAAAACTTCCATGTTACGCGTATATCCATTCCAGTTGCAGTACCGGCATTATTGGGAACCATCATTTCCCTGTTATTGGCATTTCGTTCGAATCAGGCTTACGATAGATGGTGGGAGGCCAGAATCCTATGGGGGGCCATAGTTAACGATTCGAGATCAATCTCCCGCCAGATATTGTCGTTCGTAGAGAATCCTTATGGCTCCGATGAGATTGAAGCCTTTAAAGAAAAGTTTATCAAAAGACAGATTGCCTGGTGTTATGCTTTAAGCCAATCGTTAAGAGGATTTAACGCCCGAAAAGGATTGGAAGAATACCTGAGTGCCGAGGAAATGGCTTTTATTAAGAAACGTAAAAATGTAACCACTTCTATACTGGAGTTACATGCTATGGACCTTAAAAAAGCTTTACAGGAAGGCTGGATAAATAAATACCAGCAAATAGAGATCGATAAAACCATTACAGCCTTGTGTAACCACATGGGCGGTTCGGAAAGGATCAAAAACACGGTTTTTCCGGTTACCTATAGCAAATACATCAATATGTCTATTCATTTATTTATTGTATTGCTTCCATTTGGTTTGATAGAATACTTCGGATATATGGAGGTACCTCTGGTTGTAGCTATTGCAGCGTTTTTTCTTTTAGTAGAAAAAATGGCGGTACATCTACAGGATCCATTCGAAAATAAACCGACTGATACACCAACCACCACCATTTGCAGAAACATTGAACGCGATTTATGCCAGATGCTGGATGACAATAAAATATACGAGGATAAACCTCAAACAGAACTGGCTCCTGTAGGATCGTACTACATTTTGTAG
- a CDS encoding SRPBCC family protein, protein MKFLKILVGIIVVLAIIFVIGGLVLPKTYSVSRSTVINAPDSVIYRNIADFKEFYKWNPWAKMEPSAKTTYAGTPAQPGHIYTWEGKETGQGSMTILTAKPSTNVDIELKFIKPFESLADTKFDIQPDGTGQKVTWTMSGENNMISKWMCVFVSMDKMIGKDFEDGLKSLKEKSEKGS, encoded by the coding sequence ATGAAATTTCTGAAAATCTTAGTAGGTATTATTGTCGTACTGGCAATTATCTTTGTTATAGGCGGACTGGTATTACCAAAAACCTATTCAGTTAGTCGCAGCACTGTAATTAATGCACCCGATAGTGTTATTTACAGAAACATTGCCGATTTTAAAGAGTTCTACAAATGGAATCCATGGGCTAAAATGGAACCAAGTGCCAAAACAACTTACGCTGGCACGCCTGCTCAACCTGGCCACATTTACACATGGGAAGGTAAAGAAACCGGACAGGGATCGATGACTATATTAACAGCAAAACCAAGTACAAACGTAGATATTGAGCTTAAATTCATTAAACCTTTCGAAAGTTTGGCCGATACTAAATTCGACATTCAGCCTGATGGTACCGGCCAGAAAGTAACCTGGACCATGAGCGGCGAAAACAATATGATTTCTAAATGGATGTGTGTTTTCGTAAGCATGGATAAAATGATAGGCAAAGATTTTGAGGATGGCTTAAAATCGCTGAAAGAAAAATCAGAAAAAGGAAGCTAA
- a CDS encoding HAMP domain-containing sensor histidine kinase, with the protein MKIAKKITLLFAILSAVIISLLSGFVWYFSNEFAFEDFYKRLEARVKIAAQIKLYEDVNNTAYAKMRNQYLERLPSEKEYIMRAGEVKALDRKLPASFYNRIKTGAMARYRVENHFYAGKFFENKNSGYIVIVSANDPFGFRELKDLQRILIIGFFLSVILSFIVGWKFSNYMLMPLRNIIKSVKKIKAENLHLRLDVKDGNDEMSQLAQTFNNMLNRLETAFETQNNFISNASHELRTPLTIISGEVELAMKTIDDQQKQEKALSKIKDEAERLEHILTSLLGLAQSGFNGKNQPWEEVRMDELLWEIKDSVNQVHPNSKIEIDFSKLPDDENLLTLRANKNLMKLALNNIVSNACKYSNEKLVSVSIESNANTLSIAVTDRGIGIPQTDIQHIFEPFYRASNTNDFKGYGVGLPLSLNIIRLHRGSIAIKSQEGVGTEIKVLLPIKV; encoded by the coding sequence ATGAAGATCGCCAAAAAAATCACTTTACTCTTTGCCATTCTCTCGGCCGTTATTATTTCCCTGTTAAGTGGTTTTGTTTGGTATTTCTCTAACGAATTTGCTTTCGAAGACTTTTACAAACGTTTAGAGGCCAGGGTTAAAATTGCCGCCCAGATTAAACTCTATGAAGATGTTAACAACACTGCTTATGCCAAAATGCGTAACCAGTACCTGGAGCGCCTACCTTCCGAAAAAGAATATATTATGCGGGCCGGAGAAGTTAAAGCGCTCGATCGCAAGTTGCCAGCAAGCTTTTACAACCGGATAAAAACAGGCGCCATGGCCCGATACCGGGTTGAAAACCACTTTTATGCCGGCAAATTCTTTGAAAATAAAAATAGCGGTTACATCGTTATTGTTTCTGCAAACGATCCCTTTGGCTTTCGGGAGTTGAAAGACCTGCAAAGAATCCTGATCATCGGTTTTTTCCTCTCGGTTATTTTATCGTTCATTGTAGGCTGGAAATTCTCCAACTACATGCTGATGCCATTGCGCAACATTATTAAAAGCGTAAAAAAAATCAAGGCCGAAAATTTGCACTTAAGGCTTGATGTTAAAGATGGAAATGATGAAATGTCGCAACTGGCCCAAACTTTTAACAACATGCTTAACCGTTTGGAAACTGCTTTTGAAACGCAAAACAATTTCATCAGCAATGCCTCGCACGAATTAAGAACACCTTTAACCATCATCAGTGGCGAAGTAGAACTGGCCATGAAAACCATCGATGACCAACAGAAACAGGAGAAGGCCTTATCTAAAATTAAAGACGAAGCCGAGCGGTTGGAACATATCCTAACAAGTTTATTGGGTTTAGCCCAATCGGGCTTTAACGGAAAAAACCAACCCTGGGAAGAAGTAAGAATGGACGAACTGCTCTGGGAAATTAAAGATTCGGTTAACCAGGTACATCCCAACAGCAAAATTGAAATCGACTTTAGCAAACTCCCAGACGATGAAAACCTGCTTACTTTAAGGGCAAACAAGAACCTCATGAAACTTGCCTTAAACAATATTGTGAGTAATGCCTGCAAATATTCGAATGAAAAGCTGGTAAGTGTTAGTATAGAAAGCAATGCCAACACCCTTTCTATTGCCGTTACAGATAGAGGTATCGGAATTCCCCAAACCGATATCCAGCATATATTCGAGCCCTTTTACCGCGCATCAAACACCAACGATTTTAAAGGTTATGGCGTGGGGCTTCCCCTTTCTTTAAACATTATCCGCCTGCACCGTGGTAGTATTGCCATCAAATCGCAGGAGGGCGTAGGTACTGAGATTAAGGTTTTGTTACCTATTAAAGTTTAA
- a CDS encoding PadR family transcriptional regulator, with the protein MAVNNELFKGTLQTIILNLLSENERMYGYEITQMVKSVTKGELLLKEGALYPALHKLEAEGLLETTTEVVGNRLRKYYSLSKDGEKEVINKLQEAKDFIGHLQVLLNLKPVI; encoded by the coding sequence ATGGCAGTTAATAACGAATTATTTAAAGGCACCTTACAAACCATTATCCTCAATCTTTTATCAGAAAATGAGCGGATGTACGGTTATGAAATTACGCAAATGGTAAAATCGGTTACAAAAGGAGAATTACTGTTGAAAGAAGGTGCGCTGTATCCAGCATTGCACAAACTCGAAGCCGAAGGTTTGCTCGAAACCACTACAGAAGTGGTTGGAAACAGGCTTAGGAAATATTACTCTTTATCTAAAGATGGTGAGAAAGAAGTGATAAATAAGCTTCAGGAAGCAAAGGATTTTATTGGTCATTTACAAGTGTTGTTAAACTTGAAGCCAGTAATTTAA
- a CDS encoding response regulator transcription factor, whose protein sequence is MNLLLVEDEPSVVSVVSRGLTEEGFTVSIAPDGLIGKQMATEHDFDLIILDIMLPGINGLELCKIIKTQKPQTPIIMLTALGTTENVVNGLDNGADDYLIKPFKFAELFARIRMLLRRYNGITTQDQIINIADLQINLSAKTVKRNQQEIVLTATEYRLLEYLAKNKSKILSRIDILENVWDIDFNLGTNVVDVYVNYLRKKIDKNAGQKLIHTAVGLGYVLKEK, encoded by the coding sequence ATGAATTTATTACTTGTAGAAGATGAACCGAGTGTGGTTTCTGTGGTATCGAGAGGACTTACGGAAGAAGGCTTCACGGTTAGTATTGCCCCCGATGGGTTAATCGGGAAACAGATGGCCACAGAACATGATTTCGACCTCATCATTCTCGATATTATGCTACCCGGCATAAACGGTCTGGAGCTCTGTAAAATTATCAAAACACAGAAACCCCAAACCCCCATTATTATGCTTACCGCATTGGGTACTACCGAAAATGTAGTAAACGGGCTCGATAACGGTGCCGACGATTACCTGATTAAACCCTTTAAGTTTGCCGAACTTTTTGCAAGGATAAGAATGTTGCTTAGAAGATACAACGGCATTACTACCCAGGATCAGATTATTAACATTGCCGACCTGCAAATTAACCTTAGTGCCAAAACGGTAAAACGCAACCAGCAGGAAATCGTACTCACAGCAACAGAATACCGCCTCCTCGAATACCTGGCTAAAAATAAATCGAAAATTTTATCGCGGATTGATATCTTAGAGAATGTTTGGGATATAGACTTTAACCTTGGTACCAACGTAGTTGATGTTTACGTAAACTACCTCCGCAAAAAAATAGATAAAAACGCCGGTCAGAAACTCATCCACACTGCCGTAGGCCTCGGTTATGTGTTAAAAGAAAAATAA
- a CDS encoding aspartyl protease family protein yields MRSISIPLKLINLQDDGFHLLVEVVIFKDTHLVVLDTGASRSVFDKALIEQHLAATLQVSEEINAATLFTTTTTIQATIPELKIGLLKIKNYETVAFDLQSVSDTYQQFGHPPISGIIGGDILMQYKAVIDYNKMILRLYK; encoded by the coding sequence ATGAGATCAATTTCAATACCGCTTAAACTTATTAACCTGCAAGACGATGGCTTTCACCTTTTGGTAGAAGTTGTTATTTTTAAAGATACCCATTTAGTTGTACTGGATACAGGAGCTTCGCGCAGCGTGTTCGATAAGGCCCTTATTGAGCAACACCTTGCCGCAACCCTTCAGGTATCCGAAGAAATTAATGCGGCTACACTTTTTACTACCACAACCACCATTCAGGCTACCATCCCAGAGCTGAAAATAGGTTTGTTAAAAATCAAAAATTACGAAACCGTTGCTTTCGATCTTCAATCGGTGAGCGATACCTACCAGCAATTTGGCCACCCTCCTATTTCGGGCATTATTGGGGGCGATATTTTAATGCAGTATAAAGCCGTTATCGATTACAACAAAATGATTTTAAGGCTGTATAAATAA
- a CDS encoding group III truncated hemoglobin, producing the protein MKNDINNREDIILLVDSFYKGVQLNDKIGPIFTQIAKVDWQHHLPKMYDFWESILFGKAIYKGNPMLTHFAINDKAPLQTAEFGIWKNLFYETVDDLFAGPNAETIKQKAQSIADLMHFKLNALPTKIKIV; encoded by the coding sequence ATGAAAAACGATATTAATAACAGGGAAGACATTATTCTTTTGGTTGATAGCTTTTACAAGGGGGTGCAGCTAAATGATAAAATCGGACCGATATTTACCCAGATAGCGAAAGTAGACTGGCAGCACCACCTACCCAAGATGTACGATTTTTGGGAAAGTATCCTTTTTGGCAAAGCGATTTACAAAGGCAACCCTATGCTTACCCATTTTGCCATTAACGATAAAGCACCCTTGCAAACAGCAGAGTTCGGCATTTGGAAAAACCTGTTTTATGAGACCGTTGATGATTTATTTGCAGGGCCAAATGCCGAAACTATTAAGCAAAAGGCGCAGTCTATTGCCGATTTAATGCATTTTAAATTGAATGCCCTGCCCACAAAAATCAAAATCGTTTAA
- the mdh gene encoding malate dehydrogenase gives MKVTVVGAGAVGATCADNIARKELANELVLLDIKEGFAEGKAIDMMQTATLLGYDTKITGVTGDYSKTAGSDVVVITSGLPRKPGMTREELIGINAGIVKGVAENILKFSPEAIIIVISNPMDTMTYLALKSLGLPKNRIIGMGGTLDSSRFKFYLSQALNCNPNDLQGFVIGGHGDTTMIPLTRLATYQSLPVSNLLDKATLDKVAADTMVGGATLTGLIGTSAWYAPGAAGAALVEAILRDEKKLFTCCVSLEGEYGQDDICLGVPVIVGRSGWEKIIDFKLTDDEQAAFNKSADAVRNMNSVLAEMKLV, from the coding sequence GTATTATTAGATATTAAAGAAGGTTTCGCCGAAGGTAAAGCCATCGATATGATGCAAACCGCAACCCTTTTGGGTTACGACACCAAAATTACCGGCGTAACAGGCGATTACAGTAAAACTGCAGGTTCGGATGTGGTGGTTATCACATCAGGTTTGCCACGCAAACCGGGTATGACACGCGAAGAACTGATTGGCATTAATGCCGGCATTGTAAAAGGTGTAGCCGAAAATATATTAAAATTCTCTCCGGAGGCGATCATTATCGTGATAAGTAACCCGATGGATACCATGACTTATTTAGCCCTGAAATCGTTAGGCCTACCTAAAAACCGGATTATTGGTATGGGTGGCACCTTAGATAGCTCGCGCTTTAAGTTTTATTTATCACAGGCTTTAAACTGCAATCCTAACGATTTGCAAGGTTTTGTAATTGGCGGTCATGGCGATACCACCATGATTCCATTAACCCGTTTGGCTACTTACCAAAGTTTACCGGTAAGCAATTTACTTGATAAAGCTACTTTGGATAAAGTTGCTGCCGACACTATGGTTGGCGGTGCAACCTTAACAGGTTTGATTGGAACTTCTGCCTGGTATGCCCCCGGTGCAGCTGGCGCAGCTTTGGTTGAAGCCATTTTACGCGACGAGAAAAAATTATTTACCTGCTGTGTTTCTTTAGAAGGCGAATACGGTCAGGATGACATCTGTTTAGGTGTACCGGTGATTGTTGGCCGTAGCGGCTGGGAAAAAATAATCGATTTTAAATTAACTGATGATGAGCAGGCAGCATTTAACAAAAGTGCCGATGCCGTTAGAAATATGAACAGCGTACTGGCAGAAATGAAATTGGTTTAG